The nucleotide sequence CTCCTTCAAACCCAACAGCAAAAATTCCAGGTTCTCCAACACCGAGTGGCTATGACTGACCCGCTGTTCCCGCCGTATTAGCTGGTAGGATTCAAACAGACTCAACCCTGCGCCCGTGGCCAGAAGTGTCAGGGCAACCAGGAATCCGAAGTTGAGAACAGTTTGTTCCGGAGACTTTTTCATCGTTGTTTCCATAATTGTATTCTAGGTACAGGCTCAGACAGGCTCCTGATCTCCACGGTTTCTTTATCAAGCCTTGGCTTAGGGAAAAACTGGGCCGCAGTTTACAGATTTAATATCTTGTGGTATTTCTCTCATTTCTTGAATTTAGATGAAGATTCTTTTGGTAGAAGATGATCCTCGACTAGCGGAAGTCTTGGTGGAGGCACTCACCGATCAGCGTTATATCGTCGATTGGGTTGGGGATGGGGAAACCGCCTGGGATCAATTGCGCCTACAAACCTACAATCTCCTGTTGTTGGATGTCGGCCTCCCGGTCTTAGATGGGGTGCAACTTTGCCAACGCCTCCGCGCTCAGGGGTTTCAAATCCCGGTTTTGATGATTACTGCCCGTGATGCCAGCAGCGACAAAGTGCTTGGTTTGGATGCAGGAGCTGATGATTACATGGTCAAGCCTCTGGATCTGCCAGAACTTTTGGCCAGAATTCGTGCCCTTTCCCGCCGGGGCCAAGTCGCCACATCCCTCACCTTGGAGTGGGGATCCCTAGTACTCAGTCCAGAGACCTTTGAAGCCTCCTACCAAGGCCACAAGCTACAGCTCACCCCAAAAGAATTTGCCCTCTTGGAATTGCTCATCCGTAATGGGCGGCGGATCTTAAGTCGAAGAGCCATTTTGGATCACCTTTGGGGAGTCGGCGAAGCACCGGAGGAAGAATCGATCAAAGCTCACATCAAAACGTTACGGCAGAAACTAAAGGCTGCTGGAGCAGAGCTGGATCCGATTGAGACTGTCCATAGCGTTGGCTACCGGCTTCGCTAAAATTAAAACCATGTTTTTTTGAACTCGGTCGACCTTTTCGGAAAATCAGTACGGAAGTGCTTTAGGCGAGAGTTCGAGGCTGCTTTGATGTTGAGAGCTACAGTCCGGCAGGCGGAAGGATGGTGAGAAGGCGATGCTAGAATCAATAAGCCTAAATTGCTGGTGTAGCTCAGTTGGTAGAGCACTCGACTTGTAATCGAGCGGTCGTCAGTTCGAGTCTGACCATCAGCTTTGGGATCCAGAACAGCTGCACGGGTTTGCTCGGGATCCAACCTTGGAGCTTAGGCCATTTTCCCCTACTGAGGACTTGGTCAACCCTTTCCCTATCCCCGAAGGGGGTCGTAGCTCCTACACTAGTGGTTAGATCAACTGTGGCGGGATCCCATGATCTTGCTCTCGAAGTGGATGGGTAAGTCCGC is from Thermostichus vulcanus str. 'Rupite' and encodes:
- a CDS encoding response regulator transcription factor, encoding MKILLVEDDPRLAEVLVEALTDQRYIVDWVGDGETAWDQLRLQTYNLLLLDVGLPVLDGVQLCQRLRAQGFQIPVLMITARDASSDKVLGLDAGADDYMVKPLDLPELLARIRALSRRGQVATSLTLEWGSLVLSPETFEASYQGHKLQLTPKEFALLELLIRNGRRILSRRAILDHLWGVGEAPEEESIKAHIKTLRQKLKAAGAELDPIETVHSVGYRLR